From the Mesotoga prima MesG1.Ag.4.2 genome, the window AATTCTGAAAGCTAGAAAGTAGATCAGCAATAAACCAAGCCAGAAATATGGAAAGGAACGTACGAAAATAAAGAGCCCCACGGTGAAAGAAGCCAACTTCGTATTGCGTTTCCATGCAACGCCTATTCCAATTATCGTGCCAAGAAAAAAGCTGATAATCGTTGCCGTACCCATGAGACCAACGGTCCAGGGAACGGCAACCTGGAGAACCCGTCCGACAGGTGTCGGGAATCTTGAAATAGAGATTCCAAGATCACCTTTGATAAGGTTCAGCAGGTACTTTCCGTACTGGAGCAGGAGAGGATCGGTCGAATCTACACCGAAGGCGGCCTTTATAGCTTCGAGCGATTCAAGGGGAATGCCCTGCATCTTGTCCATCAAATCCTGTGCGGGATCACCGGGCATCATTCTCGGTATGAAGAAATTCAGAGTGACTGCCACGAACAAAGCGAATAGCAGTAAACCGATCTTTCTAGCGAAATAAGCCAATGCTGTTCAGAAAGAGCTCTTTCCATGCAGAAAGAAAGCCTTTCTTACCCCCTCTCGTGGTTTTTAACAAAACCCGCAGGCAGTTAAGCCTGCGGGAAATATCAGTTGATTAACGCAGATGTATAGAAAGCAGAATGGGCATCTTGTCCATTCCGGTCGGTCTCGGTTCCGCGTACGGATTTTCGGCGTTGGGCCAGCCGACAAAGTTCCTTGTACTGTACTCGAACCATACGGGATTAAAGAACATGGGAACGGATGGAAGATCTCTCAAGAAGATTGTCAATACCTCTTCCATTACGGCGTCCTGGGCTTCGGGATCGGTAAGCCTCTTGTAGCTATCCAGGAGTTCGTCGATTCTCTCGTTCTTATATCTCATCCCGTAGTAGTTCCCGGCATTTTCGCCGATCGGCGCCCAGTGTTTGGAATGAACCCAGTTGTCGAACTGGTAGTATGGGCTGGTTCCTGTCACGGCTATGCCGAACAGCATCTCGTAGTTGCCGTTGTACATCATGTCTTTGTAGGGAGAAGGCCACGCTGCCAAAGTGACGATGGCCTCTATTCCGATCTCCTTCAGCTGCCTGGATACTTCCTCGGCACCCATTATCCAGTCGGTCCATCCCGTTGGCACGTACAGATTCAACGATAGCGACTTACCGTCCTTCTCGTAGATTCCGTTCCTGTTCAGCTTATAACCTTCCTTCTCGATAAGGTATCTTGCATAATCGGGGTCGTATTCAATTCCGTATTCGTTTAAACCCTTCTCGGCAAGCCTTAGATAACTCGCCTTGACGCCGGCCAGAGAAGCGGGAACGGCGCCGCTAGCCATTATTCTGGTTATCTCGACTGGATCGATCGCGGCCGCAATCGCCGCTCTCATGTTGTAGTTGTCGAAGGGCCACTTGAGGTTGTTGAGGTTTAGAAATACCAGGTTTCCCTCAGGCAGCCAGTACTTGAAGTGCTCTGGATCGGCCTTTACAAAGACCTCGTCTATGTTCGCAACGAAGTAGCCTGCCCAGTCGAACTCGCCTCTGGCAAGTCTGAGAGGGACCTGCTCGTTTGTAGTTGTGAGTGTCAAGACTTCGTCGATATAGGGAAGAGGCTTTCCGTCTTCCCCTATCTGCCAGTAATTCGGATTTCTTACCACGCTGAAGGACTGCTCGCTGAACGAGCCTTCCTTGAGAACGAATGGTCCGGTGCCCACAGGAATTCCCTCACCTATCCAGGTCAGAGGGTCATCGACTTTCGACCAGATGTGTTCGGGGACAATGAAGACGCTGGAGAATCTCTGAATGATGGTCGTGTTGACATCGGAAAAGGTGAAAGTAACGGTCATCGGTTTGTCTGATCGGACTCCAACAACGCCTGTCGACCACAGGCTCGCGACGTCGAGTGCCTTGTTGTTCTTTCCAAGGTTTACGGTGAATAGTACATCCTTCTCGGTAAAAGGTGTTCCGTCATTCCATTCAACACCTTCTCTCAGATTGAAGGTCAACTCCAGGAGATCGTCAGACCACTCATAGCTCTCTGCCAGCCAGTTCATGATCTTTCCCGTCATCGGGTTGAAGTAAATGAGAGTTTCGTAAAAACCTCCAATCGCCATTTCATTGGAATTCGGCGAGAAGGGATTGAAGTTCTCTATCAGAATCCCCTGTTTCATCGAGGTAATCCTGAGCGTACCCCCTCTCTTGATATCCGCTGCGAACATCACAGTCGATGTCACTAGGAAAACAACAATGAGAATTACTAGAACTCTTTTCATAAACACCCCTCCTTTACAGGTTTGTGACTATTAATATGATTATAGAGTTTTTCACAGACGGTTCCAAAGTCAAATAGAGTTCTTAAGAAGGAGGAGAAGCCGTTTATTGACCTTAAATCCACGGTATCGTGGTTTTTATTATGATAATACATATATACAAAAAACTCATTGACGAAGCTTTGGAAGATTCTTTATGAAGTGGCAAATACCGTTACTCGCTGTAACTCTTATGTGAGGGGGAAAGCCTCGAGGCAGGGCAAGAGTTAGGTGAAATTATCACATAGAAAGGCTTTGTGTCTGCCTGAAGAACTAAAAGACTATACCCAATCTATCGAGAAAGGCCTCCCATTCGTCGTAGATGAAGCGAAGTCTCCTGTCCAGGTAAGAAAGAGTTTTGAGGCGTATCCAGTCAGGAACGCCATAGTAAGCCTGGGCTATGGCCCCGGTTATTGCCGCAATGGTGTCGCTGTCTCCGCCCAGAGATACAGCAGTCCGGACTGTATCTTCGAAGGAGACTGATTCAAGGAAACATTCAATAGCCTGAGGGACGGTTTCCTGGCAGGTCTCACTGAATTCATATGTGTCCCTTATTTCATCGATCTTGAAGTTAAGGGGATAGTAGTCCTTGGATATCCTGCTTCGAATTTCTCTCTTCGAAAGGCCATGGCGCGCAAGGAAGATGGCCATGACTGTAGCTTCGGCACCTTTGATCCCTTCCCTGTGATTGTGAGTGACAGAAGTTACCGCACCGGAGAGGCTGACAGCCTCTTCCTCTGACTCTGCAACGAAACCGACTGGACTGATCCGCATGGCGGCTCCGTTTCCAAAACTGTTATATGGTTCTGGACAATCGCTAAAGACCCATCTGCCAAACATTCCACCGTAACCGCAGTTCGGGTAGTCTCTGCCTATTTCCTGCATGTATTTTATGGCCAGCATTCGCAGCAGCGAGAGATAATCGCTGTCTGCCCTGCTCTTTATCCCCGATTTGTTTATACTTTTTTCGGTCTCCATTATTGCCTTTGCGACGGCTAGGGTCATTATGCTGTCATCTGTTGCAAAGCAATCTTCTGTGAAGAGTTCGAAATTCTTGTCACGGTGGTTATTGAATTCAAATCTCGATCCAACTACATCTCCGGTAATCGCTCCAAGCATTGTACACCTCGTAAGCCATTCATTACTACCCAATGGATAGGTTAAGGGTTTCGGTTATGGTCGGCATCAAGACTGCAAGAACCGCAAGATATATGGGATACAGCCCAATGTTCACGCCGTTTGCAATCAGGCCAAACAGAGGGGGCATGAAAGTTGTGCCGACATAAGTGCTGACTTTCTGAATTCCAATAATTGCCTGCAAGTTCTCCCTTCCAAAATTCGATGGAGTTGCGTGAATTACTGACAGATTGGCGCAACTCAGTCCTATTACAATCAAGCCCGCCAAGGCGAAGATCTCGGACTTGAAGGGAATGCCCACAAGAATAGCTCCCACAGTCAATGTTGAGATCCCATAGCGAATCTCTCTTTTATCCCCGAACCTGTCGACGATGAAACCATTCAAGAACCTGCCAACAGTAATTCCCGGATTGAAGAGCGATGAAAAGATCGCTTCGGTCTCAACATCCACTCCTCGGTACTCGACGAGATAAGTACTTGCCCAGAGTCCCGTAGTTGTTTCAAGGGCGCAGTATCCGAAAAATGCAATCAATACAGAAGGGACACCCTTGATCTTTACTGCTTGAGTAATGGTAAGCGGTTTCGAAGAGGTTTTTCCAGAATCTCCAAAATCCATTTTCCCGTTCTTCCATTTCTGCAAAGTGGCAAAAAGAATTATCGTCAACACAATCTGGATAACCGAAACCGTTGCATACCCTCCGCGCCAACCAAGCTTTGTTCCAAGGGAAAAGCTCATGATATAGGGACTGATAGAGGCCCCAACACCCCAGAATGAATGAAGCCAGCTCATATGTCTCGAAGCGTAATGCAAGGCAACATAATTGTTGAGAGCCGCATCGATCGCTCCGGCACCGAGGCCATAAGGCACCGCGAAGAGGCAGATTACCACGAAAGACCTCGACAAGGAAAATCCAAGAAGAGCCATCGCAGTCATTGCAACGCTTATAGAAGTGACGAGTCCCGTTCCCAGTTTTCGCGTCACGCGGTCTGACATGAGACTGGCAGCAATCGTACCTCCTGAAATAATCATGGAGACTATACCCGCAAACGATAATGGAACGTTGAATGAATCCTTCATAACAGGCCATGCGGAGCCCAGCAGAGAATCTGGCAAGCCAAGACTAATGAATGCAATGTAGATAATTACCAGTAAGAGTGAAAACATGTGCAACCTCTCAAACTCGGTCGATTCATTTAACAATACTTCGCTGGTGTTTTGCGAAGGCTTCGCCACTATGAAGAAACCGGGGTGGTCAATTCCTGATTCATTTAACTGAATCTAACTCAAAAACTGTGGAAACCATTATGGGTAGTGCCTTTTTGTTACCACAACTTACACGTTCATCTATAAATTATTATATCGCAATTTCGCACTCTAGAGTGGCAATACAGAACCGAATGCCATCCTTGTGCTGCACAGTTCATAATGCAGCCTCATGTCCTTTCTGAAATAGAATTTGAGAGCTGATTCTCATATTAAGCGCAAAATTAAGGGAGGGCAATGCCCTCCCATTAACTAGTTTTCTGTTTTCAATTAATCGAGCAGGTCTAGAACGTCCTGAGGAAGCTCCCCTATTGCTTCGAGATTTGTCTTGTTGTACACATCCACCAGGTTAGCCTTCACTACCGGGTACACTCTGCTAACGAAGTAACCCTGAGCGATGTCGGTATTGCCGAGATACCACTTGATGGCAGCGTTGACTGAATTCTCTCCCATTTCAATACAGTCAGCCTCTGCGGCTCCAATGATCGGATTCTCTGGGTCAGCAATGTACTGAGCTCCAGCCTTTCCACCCAAGTCAGGTGCTGCCACAACGACCTCACCGAGTCTGCCGAGAGAAAGAACTGCTTCCGCAGCGCCGGTGGCAACGCCCATCATCCAGGTTCCCCACATGGCATCGATTTCGGGATACTTTTGAAGTAGACCAATAGCCAAATCAAAAGACTGAGACGGATCTGTGAATCCTGCTTTGCCAACTACTTTGATATCAGGGTACTTTGCGAATGTATCTTCCGCGCCCTTCAGTCTCATAACGTTTGTCCACTGTTCTAGAGCAAAGTAGATAAGACCGACTTCTCCCTTGTAACCCATAGCGTAAGCAAGGATTTCTGCCGCTGCGGCGCCCTGACCATAACCATCTGCATCAACGAGACCAACATAGTACTCTTCGTTCTCAAGTCCTGCAGGGGTTGTCCAGTTGTGAAGCTGAGGAACGCCTGCTTTGGCAAGTTCGACGAACGAAGGCCCTAATGTAACTGCTTCCCAGGCCTGCGCAACGACGAAACCAATCTCATCGGCCTTCCCTGCGAGTGTAGTTACCTGGTCGATCTGATCAGCTATTGAGTTGGATCCCATGAAGCTTATCTCGGGTTTGCCTATAGAGGCCAGAACCTTGTTCATACCAAATCTGTTAAGGGTCTCTGTCATGTCCAAGCTAGCACCCATGAAGTAATATTGACCGAGATCGAGCGACTTTGCTTTCTCGATTTCTTCTGCAGTCAGCTCTAGGTCTCCGGCTCCCCTTACTTCTTCACCACTTGGACCTGCCGGAGTCCAGACCTGATGGAACTGCTTCTCCATCAATTGAATGAGTTCTAGCGGGACCTCTCTGAACTTCTCTGCTGCTAGGGCTGCTGACCCGGCAACAATTAAGAAAGCTACTAACAAAACAATTGCTAAGCTCTTTCTCAACATCTTTACACCTCCATTAGATAGTTTGGTGCTTTTTACCTCCCAAAGAAACTTGTCTCGATTGGGTTCCCAAGTCTGTCGAAGATTCCAAGCAAAACAGGCTTGTGACTCTGAATACCTTTGACGATTGCTACATTTGCTCTGGAGACAAACACCTGATTCCGTAGACCGTAGATTACGGAATCTCCCACGGAGAACTCGACTTCTCTGTTTCCATACAGAGTCCCGTAGTAATCAATATAGCCGGACCTCTCGGCAAGGATCTTTCTCTGAAGTATTGAATCAGAATTGTTTCCCGAAAGTGCATTAAGCCTGTGATTATGATAGAGCGTTGACCAAATACCCATTGGTGAGTCACCGCTCATTAGACCTCCTCCGATTGCGTAAGCGTTATCACCATTAACATGCGAAATCTCTGATAAATAAAGCCAGGCAGGTTTCTCGGGTAGATCCTCGAATGCGTGCCATGGAGTCGTGCCAGTGAACGCATTTCCGGGTTCTACATGGGTTACACCAAGTTCTCTGAACTGGTCCATCATCTGTGCCGAACTGTCTCCGGGCGCGTTTATCTGTGTTATTCTTAACCCTAATTCCTTCTCCAGAGTTTCAGCTGTGCGCTTTAGGGTGAACAGATTTGGCATGGGCATCGTCTTTCTCGCTTTCACGTCAAATCTGAAGCAAGGAAAGCTTACAACTCCGACAACTTTTACCGACGGGAGCTCGCAGATTTTGCCGACAGTTTCGAGTAGATCTTCTTCTTCTATACCTCCGAACTGAAATGGATAGAAGAAGTCTCCCTTACCCACAACTCTTATGAGCAAGTTCTGAACTATTCCCAGATCCTTTGCCACTTCAGAAATCTGTAAAGCCTTCTCATAGGAAAACACAGTTATAACTTCAGGGGCCATTGAAGAGAGCACATATCTTATTGATGCTTTGGGAATTTGAACAAGATGACCTATGTGTCCCACTCTGATCCCGTTTTTCTGCAAACAAATACCATCTTCAAGATCCACGGCAACAGCCTTGTCAATACCCACGTTGTTAAGTGTCCGACAGATTTCCGGATTCCTTCCAAATTGCTTAGTCATGAAGTACAGATGAATTCCTCTTCCAGCGGCAGCGTCAAGAATTTTGACCGCGTTT encodes:
- a CDS encoding ADP-ribosylglycohydrolase family protein — protein: MLGAITGDVVGSRFEFNNHRDKNFELFTEDCFATDDSIMTLAVAKAIMETEKSINKSGIKSRADSDYLSLLRMLAIKYMQEIGRDYPNCGYGGMFGRWVFSDCPEPYNSFGNGAAMRISPVGFVAESEEEAVSLSGAVTSVTHNHREGIKGAEATVMAIFLARHGLSKREIRSRISKDYYPLNFKIDEIRDTYEFSETCQETVPQAIECFLESVSFEDTVRTAVSLGGDSDTIAAITGAIAQAYYGVPDWIRLKTLSYLDRRLRFIYDEWEAFLDRLGIVF
- a CDS encoding ABC transporter substrate-binding protein, with the translated sequence MKRVLVILIVVFLVTSTVMFAADIKRGGTLRITSMKQGILIENFNPFSPNSNEMAIGGFYETLIYFNPMTGKIMNWLAESYEWSDDLLELTFNLREGVEWNDGTPFTEKDVLFTVNLGKNNKALDVASLWSTGVVGVRSDKPMTVTFTFSDVNTTIIQRFSSVFIVPEHIWSKVDDPLTWIGEGIPVGTGPFVLKEGSFSEQSFSVVRNPNYWQIGEDGKPLPYIDEVLTLTTTNEQVPLRLARGEFDWAGYFVANIDEVFVKADPEHFKYWLPEGNLVFLNLNNLKWPFDNYNMRAAIAAAIDPVEITRIMASGAVPASLAGVKASYLRLAEKGLNEYGIEYDPDYARYLIEKEGYKLNRNGIYEKDGKSLSLNLYVPTGWTDWIMGAEEVSRQLKEIGIEAIVTLAAWPSPYKDMMYNGNYEMLFGIAVTGTSPYYQFDNWVHSKHWAPIGENAGNYYGMRYKNERIDELLDSYKRLTDPEAQDAVMEEVLTIFLRDLPSVPMFFNPVWFEYSTRNFVGWPNAENPYAEPRPTGMDKMPILLSIHLR
- a CDS encoding MFS transporter, yielding MFSLLLVIIYIAFISLGLPDSLLGSAWPVMKDSFNVPLSFAGIVSMIISGGTIAASLMSDRVTRKLGTGLVTSISVAMTAMALLGFSLSRSFVVICLFAVPYGLGAGAIDAALNNYVALHYASRHMSWLHSFWGVGASISPYIMSFSLGTKLGWRGGYATVSVIQIVLTIILFATLQKWKNGKMDFGDSGKTSSKPLTITQAVKIKGVPSVLIAFFGYCALETTTGLWASTYLVEYRGVDVETEAIFSSLFNPGITVGRFLNGFIVDRFGDKREIRYGISTLTVGAILVGIPFKSEIFALAGLIVIGLSCANLSVIHATPSNFGRENLQAIIGIQKVSTYVGTTFMPPLFGLIANGVNIGLYPIYLAVLAVLMPTITETLNLSIG
- a CDS encoding ABC transporter permease — translated: MAYFARKIGLLLFALFVAVTLNFFIPRMMPGDPAQDLMDKMQGIPLESLEAIKAAFGVDSTDPLLLQYGKYLLNLIKGDLGISISRFPTPVGRVLQVAVPWTVGLMGTATIISFFLGTIIGIGVAWKRNTKLASFTVGLFIFVRSFPYFWLGLLLIYFLAFRIPIFPLGNAYTPQLERGTLEFFLSVVKHAILPALTIVISSMGAWILTMRNNMINVLAEDYITVAEAKGLPLRRIKTLYAAKNAILPSITGFAMSLGFVVGGGLLTEMVFSYPGVGLMLYQAVQSKDYPLMQAIFLFISVAVLVANFIADIAVLILDPRVRDGGK
- a CDS encoding substrate-binding domain-containing protein, which translates into the protein MLRKSLAIVLLVAFLIVAGSAALAAEKFREVPLELIQLMEKQFHQVWTPAGPSGEEVRGAGDLELTAEEIEKAKSLDLGQYYFMGASLDMTETLNRFGMNKVLASIGKPEISFMGSNSIADQIDQVTTLAGKADEIGFVVAQAWEAVTLGPSFVELAKAGVPQLHNWTTPAGLENEEYYVGLVDADGYGQGAAAAEILAYAMGYKGEVGLIYFALEQWTNVMRLKGAEDTFAKYPDIKVVGKAGFTDPSQSFDLAIGLLQKYPEIDAMWGTWMMGVATGAAEAVLSLGRLGEVVVAAPDLGGKAGAQYIADPENPIIGAAEADCIEMGENSVNAAIKWYLGNTDIAQGYFVSRVYPVVKANLVDVYNKTNLEAIGELPQDVLDLLD
- a CDS encoding alanine racemase; the encoded protein is MDFLDTIVRRNPSLIQTAVSMHQRNELPANSVVVDLDMVEENAVKILDAAAGRGIHLYFMTKQFGRNPEICRTLNNVGIDKAVAVDLEDGICLQKNGIRVGHIGHLVQIPKASIRYVLSSMAPEVITVFSYEKALQISEVAKDLGIVQNLLIRVVGKGDFFYPFQFGGIEEEDLLETVGKICELPSVKVVGVVSFPCFRFDVKARKTMPMPNLFTLKRTAETLEKELGLRITQINAPGDSSAQMMDQFRELGVTHVEPGNAFTGTTPWHAFEDLPEKPAWLYLSEISHVNGDNAYAIGGGLMSGDSPMGIWSTLYHNHRLNALSGNNSDSILQRKILAERSGYIDYYGTLYGNREVEFSVGDSVIYGLRNQVFVSRANVAIVKGIQSHKPVLLGIFDRLGNPIETSFFGR